The proteins below are encoded in one region of Ostrea edulis chromosome 3, xbOstEdul1.1, whole genome shotgun sequence:
- the LOC130053680 gene encoding LOW QUALITY PROTEIN: THAP domain-containing protein 2-like (The sequence of the model RefSeq protein was modified relative to this genomic sequence to represent the inferred CDS: inserted 1 base in 1 codon; deleted 2 bases in 1 codon), with translation MAAHCCAYGCKHRQIPGADLKFFRIPRDPYLRAKWVSAIKRDDWEPXHSRICFKHFINSYPSRELSNPDYVPSIFSYKAQPNDSLQSKFLRHQRLLERKENIAKLESAPALLSLGNELPTWVPGISTQTPVATSCDISIQTDITLPVMESLIFTNQYLKHLCDNQKPNIDFLPFVQ, from the exons ATGGCTGCCCACTGCTGTGCATATGGTTGTAAACATAGACAGATACCAGGTGCAGATCTCAAG TTTTTTAGAATACCTAGGGACCCTTACCTGAGAGCAAAGTGGGTGTCAGCCATTAAGCGAGATGATTGGGAGC AACATTCCAGAATAtgtttcaaacattttataaacA GTTATCCATCCAGGGAACTCTCAAATCCAGATTATGTACCATCCATATTTTCATACAAGGCTCAACCCAATGATTCCCTTCAAAGTAAATTCCTTCGACATCAGCGTCTCTTAGAACGAAAAGAAAATATTGCAAAGTTGGAATCTGCTCCAGCTCTGCTTTCATTGGGAAATGAACTACCAACATGGGTACCAGGAATCTCCACTCAAACTCCTGTTGCAACTTCATGTGACATATCTATTCAGACAGACATTACCCTGCCAGTGATGGAAAGTTTGATATTCACAAACCAGTATCTCAAGCATCTGTGTGACAATCAAAAACCAAATATTGATTTTCTCCCTTTTGTTCAGTAA